One Longimicrobiaceae bacterium genomic region harbors:
- a CDS encoding FAD-dependent oxidoreductase: MNRDVADPERPTASVDVAASAGSGDARQPWRDAVVVGGGVVGLCVAIRLRERGVPVRIVAAEMATDAIRPKRAGEWPPSPASPRAAAVWYPYRAEPPDRVERWAVDTLHELRRISADLAAGVSDIVLTELFAAPAHDEGWHGAVGVERIREGLAEGAVEALRMRVPMIDTPIYLPYLVRRFKTAGGTIERLVVHDLAELRAEGRLVVNCTGLGARQLCGDEAVYPVRGQVLRVEKPSTPHHVVHDTPAGEVTYVFSRSGDCILGGTAEDDVWDETTDDATVDGIRARCAALVPETAGLRILERAVGLRPARHGSVRVEAEEMRGGCLLIHDYGHGGSGFTLSWGCADEVLRLAGVHRLGGGDGTVGR, from the coding sequence TTGAATCGAGACGTCGCCGATCCGGAGCGTCCGACGGCTTCTGTAGATGTGGCGGCTTCCGCCGGTTCGGGAGATGCCCGGCAGCCCTGGCGCGATGCCGTGGTCGTCGGCGGAGGCGTGGTCGGGCTCTGCGTGGCGATCCGGCTGCGGGAGCGCGGCGTGCCCGTCCGCATCGTCGCGGCGGAGATGGCGACGGACGCGATCCGGCCGAAGAGGGCGGGGGAGTGGCCGCCCAGCCCCGCATCTCCCCGCGCGGCGGCGGTGTGGTACCCGTACCGCGCGGAGCCGCCGGACCGCGTGGAGCGCTGGGCCGTCGACACGCTGCACGAGCTTCGCCGCATCTCGGCTGACCTCGCGGCGGGCGTGAGCGACATCGTGCTCACCGAGCTGTTCGCCGCCCCCGCGCACGACGAGGGCTGGCACGGCGCCGTGGGCGTCGAACGCATCCGCGAGGGCCTGGCTGAAGGCGCCGTCGAAGCCCTGCGCATGCGCGTGCCCATGATCGACACGCCCATTTATCTCCCGTACCTCGTCCGCCGCTTCAAGACGGCGGGCGGGACGATCGAGCGGCTCGTCGTCCACGACCTCGCGGAGCTACGCGCGGAGGGACGGCTCGTCGTGAATTGCACCGGCCTGGGCGCGCGCCAGCTCTGCGGCGACGAGGCGGTCTACCCGGTGCGCGGCCAGGTGCTGCGCGTGGAGAAGCCGTCCACCCCGCACCACGTCGTCCACGACACACCCGCGGGCGAGGTCACATACGTCTTCTCCCGATCTGGCGACTGTATCCTCGGCGGCACTGCGGAGGACGACGTGTGGGACGAGACGACCGACGACGCGACGGTGGATGGCATCCGCGCCCGCTGTGCCGCCCTCGTGCCGGAGACGGCCGGGCTGCGCATCCTCGAACGCGCCGTCGGGCTGCGGCCCGCGCGCCACGGCTCCGTCCGCGTGGAGGCGGAGGAGATGCGCGGCGGCTGCCTCCTGATCCATGACTACGGCCACGGCGGCTCCGGCTTCACCCTATCCTGGGGCTGCGCCGACGAGGTGCTGCGGCTGGCGGGAGTTCACCGGCTGGGCGGTGGAGACGGGACGGTCGGAAGATGA